A genomic segment from Desulfonatronum lacustre DSM 10312 encodes:
- the glgP gene encoding alpha-glucan family phosphorylase, giving the protein MKPLRTYSVIPKLPAKLHALWDLAYNVWFDWNHEVTGLFSQIDPKLWARSYGNPIAFLNHLPQATLESLAKDDFFLERLRAVKHSQDIYMERKSTALPFAYKENQPLVAYFSLEYGLSLCLPIYSGGLGILAGDHLKSASDLNIPLVGVGLAYQQGYFRQYLTADGWQNERYPDYDFSQMPMELVRDTDQKPITVSVDLAGQPLSAQIWKVRVGRIQLYLLDSNIAENPPHFRQITSRLYGGDLEMRIWQEILLGIGGIKALNILGLTPRVIHMNEGHSAFAGLERIRVFMAEYGLSFEAAMELTASTSVFTTHTPVPAGNDRFPAELMQRYFDGYARSLGLAFKVLLALGREDPRNDGEWFCMTVLALRLSRFNNGVSELHGHVSRRMWQKVWPQYPVEDIPIGTVTNGVHIASWVARDIAMLFERYLGGNWKEDPDCTRVWQQAETIPDGELWRAHERLRERVVDYARFRLREQLVHRGARRKELQEADEVLDPQVLTIGFARRFATYKRATLLLADQERFLRLLTNPDRPVQFIFAGKSHPHDNEGKKFMQQLVQFCQQPEVRKRVVFLEDYDMEVAEYMVQGCDVWLNTPRRPLEACGTSGMKAIANGVLQVSTLDGWWVEAHRMDSAVGWAIGQGEEYEDSAYQDFVESQILYTLLEKEVIPTFYERGQTNLPREWIRRMKKCLQLFTPVFTSHRMVADYVKNAYQPAYKNSVSLMEENFAPAKQLASWRMEIMTKWNALRITNVQASAPDVLHVTQPMDVQADVYLDGLTPEDVRMEIYAGPVTADGSFAQRGTARMDLTGPLKDGWYRYSGQFIPEVPGRFGFTVRMLPNHKLLLDPHSLGLIHWAQ; this is encoded by the coding sequence ATGAAACCGCTCCGCACCTATAGCGTCATTCCCAAGCTCCCCGCCAAGCTGCACGCCTTGTGGGACTTGGCCTACAACGTCTGGTTCGATTGGAACCACGAGGTGACCGGGCTCTTTTCCCAGATCGACCCCAAGTTATGGGCCAGAAGCTACGGGAACCCCATCGCCTTTCTCAACCATCTGCCCCAGGCCACCTTGGAATCCCTGGCCAAGGACGACTTTTTCCTGGAGCGCCTGCGTGCGGTCAAACACAGCCAGGACATCTACATGGAGCGCAAGAGCACCGCGCTGCCTTTTGCCTACAAGGAAAACCAGCCTTTGGTGGCCTACTTCAGCCTGGAATACGGACTGAGCCTCTGCCTGCCCATCTATTCCGGGGGCCTGGGCATCCTGGCCGGAGATCACCTCAAGTCCGCCAGCGATCTGAACATCCCCCTGGTGGGCGTGGGCCTGGCTTATCAGCAGGGCTACTTCCGGCAGTACCTGACCGCGGACGGTTGGCAGAACGAACGCTACCCGGACTACGACTTCTCCCAGATGCCCATGGAGCTCGTCCGCGACACGGATCAGAAACCGATCACCGTCAGCGTGGATCTGGCCGGTCAGCCGCTGTCCGCCCAGATATGGAAGGTCCGGGTGGGCCGGATCCAGCTTTATCTGTTGGACTCCAACATCGCCGAGAACCCGCCCCACTTCCGGCAAATCACCTCCCGGCTCTACGGCGGAGATCTGGAAATGCGCATCTGGCAGGAAATCCTGCTGGGCATCGGCGGGATCAAGGCCCTGAACATCCTGGGCCTGACGCCCCGGGTGATCCACATGAACGAGGGCCACTCCGCCTTTGCCGGCCTGGAGCGCATCCGGGTGTTCATGGCCGAGTACGGGCTGTCCTTTGAGGCGGCCATGGAACTGACCGCCTCCACCAGCGTGTTCACCACCCACACCCCGGTCCCGGCCGGCAACGACCGCTTCCCCGCGGAGCTGATGCAGCGCTATTTCGACGGCTACGCCCGCAGCCTGGGGCTGGCCTTCAAGGTGCTTTTGGCCCTGGGCCGGGAAGATCCGCGCAACGACGGGGAATGGTTCTGCATGACCGTCCTGGCTCTGCGCCTGTCCCGGTTCAACAACGGGGTCAGCGAGCTGCACGGCCATGTTTCCCGGCGGATGTGGCAAAAGGTCTGGCCTCAGTACCCGGTGGAGGACATCCCCATCGGCACGGTGACCAACGGCGTGCACATCGCCTCCTGGGTGGCCCGGGACATCGCCATGCTCTTCGAGCGCTACCTGGGCGGCAACTGGAAGGAGGATCCGGACTGCACACGGGTCTGGCAGCAGGCCGAGACCATCCCGGACGGGGAACTGTGGCGGGCCCATGAACGGCTGCGGGAACGGGTGGTGGACTACGCCCGCTTTCGTCTGCGCGAGCAACTGGTCCATCGCGGGGCCCGGCGCAAGGAACTGCAGGAAGCCGACGAAGTGCTGGATCCGCAAGTCCTGACCATCGGCTTTGCGCGGCGTTTCGCCACCTACAAGCGGGCCACCCTGCTCCTGGCGGACCAAGAGCGCTTCCTGCGCCTGCTCACGAACCCCGACCGACCGGTACAGTTCATTTTTGCCGGAAAGTCCCACCCCCACGACAACGAGGGCAAAAAGTTCATGCAGCAGCTTGTCCAGTTCTGCCAGCAGCCCGAGGTGCGCAAGCGGGTGGTCTTTCTGGAGGACTACGACATGGAGGTGGCCGAGTACATGGTCCAAGGCTGCGACGTCTGGCTGAACACTCCCCGCCGCCCCCTGGAAGCCTGCGGCACCAGCGGAATGAAGGCCATTGCCAACGGTGTACTCCAGGTCAGCACCCTGGACGGCTGGTGGGTGGAGGCGCACCGCATGGACAGCGCCGTGGGCTGGGCCATCGGCCAGGGCGAGGAGTATGAAGACTCGGCCTACCAGGATTTCGTGGAAAGCCAGATCCTCTACACCCTCCTGGAAAAGGAGGTCATCCCCACCTTCTATGAGCGCGGCCAGACCAACCTGCCCCGGGAGTGGATCCGTCGGATGAAAAAATGCCTCCAGCTCTTCACCCCGGTCTTCACCTCCCACCGGATGGTCGCGGATTACGTGAAGAACGCCTACCAGCCGGCCTACAAGAACTCCGTCAGCCTGATGGAGGAGAACTTCGCCCCGGCCAAGCAACTGGCCTCCTGGCGGATGGAAATCATGACCAAGTGGAACGCCCTGCGGATTACCAACGTCCAGGCCAGTGCCCCCGATGTCCTGCATGTGACCCAGCCCATGGACGTCCAGGCCGACGTCTACCTCGACGGCCTGACTCCGGAGGACGTCCGGATGGAAATCTACGCCGGTCCGGTCACCGCGGACGGCTCCTTCGCCCAGCGCGGCACGGCCCGCATGGACCTGACCGGGCCTCTCAAGGACGGCTGGTACCGCTACTCCGGCCAGTTCATCCCCGAGGTCCCCGGACGCTTCGGCTTCACCGTGCGCATGCTCCCCAACCACAAACTCCTCCTGGACCCGCACTCCCTGGGATTGATTCATTGGGCGCAGTGA
- a CDS encoding phenylacetate--CoA ligase family protein, translating into MPFIPQTSPEQLIDIQTAGLRWTVEHAYAGSPFYRERMDQAGVRPEDVRTLDDLHRLPFCDAGDLQTGYPYPLRSVPFEDIVRIHASSGTTGKRKVLCYTQRDIDDWRNMFARCYELAGLTPADRVQIAVGYGLWTAGAGFQLGCERFGAMAVPLGPANSDMHCEMMVDMETTVFCATASMALLMAEELHRRGLIDRVKVSKIILGAERHGDSMRQRIKELLGVEHIFDIYGLTELYGPGTGLDCALHRGIHYWADYFILEILDPVTLEPVPPGEPGEMVVTTLRKQAAPLIRYRTHDVSRLIPGECPCGVDFPLHDRVLGRTDDMFIYRAVNIYPGQIDDVLSRIPGLGSEYQIHLLHRDDGRDIMTLKVERGPNVDASADKDLAEAVAGEIRRKIMVRSQVEILDYAALPRTERKSKRVFDHRESMSSFLDQAEAKTETKTG; encoded by the coding sequence ATGCCCTTCATCCCCCAAACATCGCCCGAACAACTGATCGACATCCAGACCGCCGGGCTGCGCTGGACCGTGGAACACGCCTACGCGGGCAGCCCGTTTTACCGTGAGCGCATGGACCAGGCCGGAGTGCGGCCCGAGGACGTCCGGACTCTGGACGATCTGCACCGCCTGCCCTTTTGCGACGCCGGGGATTTGCAGACCGGCTACCCGTACCCCCTGCGCAGCGTGCCCTTCGAGGACATCGTCCGCATCCACGCCTCTTCCGGCACCACGGGCAAGCGCAAGGTGCTCTGCTACACCCAGCGGGACATTGACGACTGGCGGAATATGTTCGCCCGCTGCTACGAGCTGGCCGGGCTGACCCCGGCGGACCGGGTCCAGATCGCCGTGGGCTACGGACTGTGGACCGCGGGGGCCGGATTTCAGCTCGGGTGCGAGCGGTTCGGGGCCATGGCCGTGCCCCTGGGGCCGGCCAATTCGGACATGCACTGCGAAATGATGGTGGACATGGAAACCACGGTCTTTTGCGCCACGGCCTCCATGGCCCTGCTCATGGCCGAGGAGCTGCACCGCCGGGGCCTGATCGACCGGGTCAAGGTCTCCAAGATCATCCTCGGCGCGGAACGCCACGGCGACTCCATGCGCCAGCGGATCAAGGAACTGCTGGGCGTGGAGCACATCTTCGACATCTACGGCCTGACCGAACTCTATGGTCCGGGCACGGGGCTGGACTGCGCATTGCACCGGGGCATCCATTACTGGGCCGACTATTTCATCCTGGAAATCCTGGACCCGGTCACCCTGGAGCCGGTCCCACCCGGTGAACCCGGCGAAATGGTCGTCACCACCCTGCGCAAACAGGCCGCCCCGCTGATCCGCTACCGCACCCACGACGTAAGCCGCCTGATCCCCGGCGAGTGCCCCTGCGGCGTGGATTTTCCGCTACATGACCGGGTCCTGGGCCGTACGGACGACATGTTCATCTACCGGGCCGTGAACATCTACCCCGGCCAGATCGACGACGTGCTCAGCCGCATCCCCGGCCTGGGCAGCGAATATCAGATCCACCTGCTCCACCGGGACGACGGTCGAGACATCATGACCCTGAAGGTGGAACGCGGGCCCAACGTGGACGCCTCCGCGGACAAGGACCTGGCCGAGGCCGTGGCCGGAGAGATCCGACGCAAAATCATGGTCCGCTCCCAGGTCGAAATCCTGGATTACGCGGCCTTGCCCCGTACCGAGCGCAAGAGCAAACGGGTCTTCGACCATCGGGAAAGCATGTCCAGCTTTTTGGACCAGGCCGAGGCCAAGACCGAGACCAAGACCGGGTGA
- a CDS encoding type II toxin-antitoxin system RelE/ParE family toxin — MITSFSHKGLAELFAKGFTKKINPELHARILRRLEVLDQAETLRDLHLPGFFCHPLQGEPPKRYSISVNGPWRITFEWQDGNVLRADLEQYH; from the coding sequence ATGATCACCAGCTTTTCGCATAAAGGTCTTGCCGAGTTGTTTGCAAAGGGGTTCACGAAAAAGATCAATCCGGAACTCCATGCTCGGATACTTCGACGCCTGGAAGTGCTGGATCAAGCCGAGACATTGCGAGACCTTCACTTGCCGGGCTTCTTCTGTCATCCTCTTCAAGGAGAACCACCAAAGCGTTACAGCATATCCGTGAATGGTCCATGGCGCATCACGTTTGAATGGCAAGACGGAAATGTTCTCCGCGCCGACCTTGAGCAGTACCACTGA
- a CDS encoding HigA family addiction module antitoxin encodes MSEYFVNRPLHRAPVHPGEILREDVLEQLGISTHEAAERLGVSHQHLRQILDCSHPITAEMALRIGKFAGNGPGIWLRLQQNYDIWMAEQRLSDELSRIETASVPCYTA; translated from the coding sequence ATGTCTGAATATTTCGTTAATCGCCCACTCCACCGCGCTCCGGTCCACCCTGGAGAAATTTTGCGTGAAGACGTTTTGGAGCAGTTGGGAATTTCGACGCATGAAGCGGCGGAACGACTCGGCGTTTCCCATCAGCATCTGCGCCAAATACTTGACTGCTCTCACCCCATCACGGCCGAAATGGCTTTGCGAATCGGCAAGTTCGCTGGGAATGGGCCGGGGATTTGGCTTAGATTACAACAGAATTATGATATTTGGATGGCGGAACAGCGCCTTTCCGATGAGCTGTCTCGTATCGAAACAGCCTCCGTGCCTTGTTACACCGCTTGA
- a CDS encoding branched-chain amino acid aminotransferase produces the protein MDIRIEPAPEAQRRGKPTDESKLVFGNTFSDHMFRLDYREPQGWVDARVAPYQNITLDPAAMVLHYGQGIFEGMKAYRCRDGRIHLFRPFQNFERMNRSATRLCMPTIDVNDQLAALETLLRVDHGWIPHSMGSSLYIRPTMIASEPHIGVRPAKEYIYYIITGPVGAYYAEGFSPVSIYVSDEFVRAVRGGVGEAKTMGNYAASLFAAEVAKKKGFTQVLWLDGIERKYIEEVGTMNIFFRIGDTLVTPPLTGSILPGITRDSVLTLAKKWGMDVQERLIDIQECVDAIQSGTMTEIFGSGTAAVISPVGSISYKDKKYTVRDGGVGDLARRLHDEIVGIQYGEKEDVFGWVHEVKI, from the coding sequence ATGGATATCCGCATCGAACCGGCCCCGGAGGCCCAACGTCGCGGCAAGCCGACGGACGAGAGCAAGCTGGTCTTCGGCAATACCTTCAGCGACCACATGTTCCGGCTGGACTACCGTGAGCCCCAGGGCTGGGTGGACGCGCGGGTCGCGCCGTACCAGAACATCACCCTTGATCCGGCGGCCATGGTCCTGCATTACGGCCAGGGCATCTTCGAGGGCATGAAGGCCTACCGCTGTCGCGACGGTCGGATTCACCTGTTCCGGCCTTTCCAGAATTTCGAGCGCATGAACCGCTCGGCCACCCGGCTGTGCATGCCCACCATCGACGTGAATGACCAGCTTGCCGCCCTGGAGACACTGCTGCGCGTGGACCACGGCTGGATTCCCCATAGCATGGGCTCGTCCCTGTACATCCGCCCGACCATGATCGCCTCGGAACCGCACATCGGGGTCCGACCTGCCAAGGAATACATCTACTACATCATCACCGGACCGGTGGGCGCCTACTACGCCGAGGGCTTCAGCCCCGTGAGCATCTACGTGTCCGACGAGTTCGTACGGGCCGTGCGCGGCGGCGTGGGCGAGGCCAAGACCATGGGCAACTACGCGGCCAGCCTCTTCGCCGCCGAAGTGGCCAAGAAGAAAGGCTTCACCCAGGTGCTCTGGCTGGACGGCATCGAACGAAAGTACATCGAGGAAGTGGGGACCATGAACATCTTTTTCCGGATCGGAGACACCCTGGTCACCCCGCCCCTGACCGGCTCCATCCTGCCGGGCATTACCCGGGATTCAGTCCTGACCCTGGCCAAAAAATGGGGAATGGACGTCCAGGAACGGCTGATCGACATCCAGGAGTGCGTGGACGCCATCCAAAGCGGAACCATGACCGAAATCTTCGGTTCCGGCACCGCCGCGGTCATTTCCCCGGTGGGCTCCATTTCCTACAAGGACAAAAAATACACGGTCCGGGACGGCGGCGTGGGCGACCTCGCCCGGCGGCTGCATGACGAGATCGTGGGTATCCAGTACGGCGAAAAGGAAGATGTATTTGGCTGGGTGCATGAAGTGAAAATCTAA
- a CDS encoding peptidylprolyl isomerase: MMTKVVMTTSHGAFTIELDAEKAPITVENFLRYVDDGFFQNTIFHRVIPGFMIQGGGMTEDMTPKSGHPPIKNEADNGLKNLRGTLAMARTADINSATSQFFINLKDNAFLDHGGRDFGYAVFGKVVEGMDVVDAIAGVKTGNKSMHQDVPVEPVLITDAVRAE; encoded by the coding sequence ATGATGACCAAAGTCGTGATGACTACCAGCCATGGAGCGTTCACCATTGAGCTGGACGCTGAAAAAGCGCCGATAACCGTGGAGAATTTTCTGCGTTACGTGGATGATGGCTTTTTCCAAAACACCATTTTTCACCGCGTGATCCCCGGCTTCATGATCCAGGGCGGCGGCATGACCGAGGACATGACGCCCAAAAGCGGCCATCCGCCTATCAAGAACGAGGCGGACAACGGCCTGAAAAACCTGCGCGGCACCCTGGCCATGGCCCGCACCGCGGACATCAACAGCGCCACCAGCCAGTTCTTCATCAACCTCAAGGACAACGCCTTCCTGGACCATGGTGGCCGGGACTTCGGCTACGCCGTGTTCGGCAAAGTGGTGGAGGGAATGGACGTGGTGGACGCCATCGCCGGAGTCAAGACCGGTAACAAGAGCATGCACCAGGACGTCCCGGTGGAACCGGTGCTGATCACGGACGCTGTCCGCGCCGAGTAG
- a CDS encoding addiction module protein, which yields MCAFKQSETDQARIAEALIASLDVPTDREVELAWRTEIDKRLHEIDNGTVKCVPWEEVRDRLYRNANVQR from the coding sequence ATGTGCGCTTTCAAGCAATCGGAGACTGACCAGGCACGGATCGCCGAGGCGCTGATTGCAAGTCTCGATGTTCCCACGGACAGGGAGGTCGAACTTGCTTGGCGGACGGAGATCGATAAGCGGTTGCACGAAATCGACAACGGCACCGTAAAATGCGTTCCGTGGGAAGAGGTGCGAGATCGACTCTACCGGAACGCCAATGTACAGCGTTGA
- a CDS encoding DUF4857 domain-containing protein — MSPLIPSRVLTPVSRWSTTVLAVLAVLALSFLLPAIFNKVAGSGGDEPLLFYSPLSEGFIYQESLGGHQFVYRDEQGRDYSRQEFEDQLPFVYFRNLERRNLLPMTIAGRTFDTEAIAADRQGLEIRARHLRGHHPRIDLYPLFNIDPAIAMMRFPVEMFRFTDSAMEFLNADFNRIDHDLTEIFTNALKEQGFFFPATVIGGKPTNLKPFDDGYFIRDAVGRIFHVKRVLNQPEVVATAIDPSLDVLDIIVNENERREFHGVIITRQGEAFLIAWDDYRLIHLPVQGYDPARMDFKLLIDPLYRTVTVSSASSVFGVAMNTAYEPLHRFELPRRDSSPSWVLRMREFLFPVELHLQSPWRGQADPHIQLGGPWSIGGILTALAALLLIRRARNETLPGLADLIPVALTGFIGLLAVLFLQPGRRTS, encoded by the coding sequence ATGTCCCCACTTATACCGTCCCGCGTGCTGACCCCGGTCTCGCGGTGGAGCACGACGGTCCTGGCCGTCCTGGCTGTCTTGGCCCTGAGCTTTCTTCTGCCCGCGATTTTCAACAAGGTCGCGGGATCCGGAGGGGACGAGCCGCTGCTGTTTTACAGTCCGCTTTCGGAAGGCTTCATCTATCAAGAGTCCCTGGGAGGCCACCAATTCGTGTATCGGGATGAACAGGGCCGCGACTACAGTCGGCAGGAGTTCGAGGATCAACTGCCCTTTGTCTATTTTCGCAATCTGGAACGGCGCAACCTGCTGCCCATGACCATCGCCGGGCGAACCTTCGACACGGAAGCCATTGCCGCCGACCGCCAGGGCCTGGAAATCCGGGCCCGCCACCTGCGCGGCCATCACCCGCGCATCGACCTCTATCCGCTGTTCAACATCGACCCGGCAATCGCCATGATGCGCTTTCCCGTGGAGATGTTCCGGTTCACGGATTCGGCCATGGAATTCCTCAATGCGGATTTCAACCGCATCGACCACGACCTGACGGAAATCTTCACCAATGCCCTCAAGGAGCAAGGTTTTTTCTTCCCGGCCACGGTGATCGGCGGCAAGCCCACGAACCTGAAGCCCTTTGACGACGGCTACTTCATCCGTGACGCCGTGGGGCGGATATTCCACGTCAAACGGGTCCTGAACCAGCCCGAGGTGGTCGCCACGGCCATTGATCCGTCCCTGGACGTGCTGGACATCATCGTCAACGAGAACGAGCGCCGGGAGTTTCACGGGGTGATCATCACCAGGCAGGGCGAAGCGTTCCTGATTGCCTGGGACGACTACCGGCTGATTCACCTGCCGGTGCAAGGCTACGATCCCGCCCGCATGGACTTCAAACTGCTCATCGATCCCCTGTACCGAACCGTCACCGTCAGCTCGGCCAGCAGCGTATTCGGCGTGGCCATGAACACGGCCTACGAACCCCTCCACCGATTCGAGCTCCCCCGCCGGGACTCCTCACCATCCTGGGTTCTCCGGATGCGCGAGTTTCTCTTCCCCGTCGAGCTGCACCTACAAAGCCCCTGGCGCGGCCAAGCCGACCCTCACATCCAGCTCGGCGGCCCCTGGTCCATCGGCGGAATCCTGACGGCCCTGGCCGCCCTCCTGCTGATCCGTCGCGCCCGCAACGAAACCCTGCCGGGACTTGCGGACCTTATCCCCGTTGCCTTGACCGGCTTCATCGGGCTGTTGGCCGTGCTGTTCCTCCAGCCTGGACGCCGCACTTCATAG
- a CDS encoding ABC transporter ATP-binding protein: MSNAIEVRGLGHRYDGRTIYENLNFSVPEGSVCGLLGKNGQGKTTLVNILMGFLKPFKGECLVLGEDSHDLPPSVRARIGLLHEGHLAYEFMTIAQTERFYRGFYPRWNPEVFFGLVNKMGLPLDHKVGNMSCGQRSQVVLGVILAQDPDLLILDDYSMGLDAGYRRLFLDVLHDFAAGKGKTIFVTSHIVQDLEQLVDSIIFIDRGEIMQVGLDEFMGTFCKYVFHGETVAEPPQDEVIKGFERRGTKISVYSYEDIQTVERHLVGLGIQPLELCRASMSLEDGFIGLMGKY, from the coding sequence ATGAGCAACGCCATCGAGGTCCGCGGCCTGGGCCACCGGTACGACGGACGAACGATCTACGAGAACCTCAATTTCAGCGTCCCGGAGGGGTCGGTCTGCGGATTGTTGGGCAAGAACGGGCAGGGCAAGACCACGTTGGTGAACATCCTGATGGGCTTTCTCAAACCCTTCAAGGGAGAGTGCCTGGTGCTGGGCGAGGATTCCCACGACCTGCCTCCGTCCGTGCGTGCCCGGATCGGCCTGCTCCACGAAGGGCACCTGGCCTATGAGTTCATGACCATCGCCCAGACCGAACGTTTTTATCGCGGTTTCTATCCCCGTTGGAATCCGGAGGTGTTTTTCGGGCTGGTGAACAAGATGGGCCTGCCCCTGGACCACAAGGTGGGCAACATGTCCTGCGGCCAGCGTTCCCAGGTGGTCCTGGGCGTGATCCTGGCCCAGGACCCGGACCTGCTGATCCTGGACGACTATTCCATGGGCCTGGACGCCGGATACCGGCGGCTGTTCCTGGACGTGCTGCACGATTTCGCGGCCGGGAAGGGCAAGACCATCTTCGTCACCAGTCACATTGTCCAGGATCTGGAGCAACTGGTGGACTCCATCATCTTCATCGACCGGGGCGAGATCATGCAGGTCGGTCTGGACGAGTTCATGGGCACGTTTTGCAAGTACGTCTTTCACGGCGAAACCGTGGCCGAACCGCCCCAGGACGAGGTGATCAAGGGCTTTGAACGGCGGGGGACAAAAATTTCGGTGTATTCCTACGAAGACATCCAGACCGTGGAGCGCCATCTGGTCGGCCTGGGCATCCAACCCTTGGAGCTTTGCCGAGCGTCCATGAGCCTGGAGGATGGATTTATCGGCCTGATGGGCAAATATTGA
- a CDS encoding heavy metal translocating P-type ATPase, with protein MIGRFATLGVYRELFVFRDFQVCLAGGGLALAGYLWEVFGPVWAWPVLVLYAGSIGLNGGPIIWGAIQGLLERRVNVDELVSLALIACLIQGELLTAAVVAFIMTLGTLIEEATSDSARRSIHELMRVAPRTALLLDGDGQREIAVRDIAPNDLLLVKPGDRIPVDARIVSGASALDESAITGESLPVTKSEGDEVLAGTLNHNGVLRIRAEKVGEDTLLGRVIRLVGEAEQHKPLATRFIDRYAAWFTPVILGLAGLVWYWSGDWSRAVSVLIAGCPCALIMAAPTATVAAVGRLARAGVLVKGGRYLEQASKVDALLFDKTGTLTSGRPRVEEVRADAGCTPEEVLACAACVEQDVSHPLARAVLKAAQYARITVDKATEVVAEVGRGVRAVVRGRHIEVGGAALDTGPGAGAGSLPPDLRTCLETIQARGATPLLVYRDQHPIGVIGVSDTIRSEAAQTMHRLRNLGISHLGILSGDHDRSVRRVAEQLGITWTRAGLKPDQKLEELRRLQEAGHKVMVVGDGINDAPALARANVGVAMGAAGTDVALETADIVLTRDDISRLPLLIRLSRKMLTVIKINVVLGLSFNALAIWGGAAGILGPIQAAVMHNVGAVIVVFSSAALAMGKDDDQEERNAT; from the coding sequence ATGATCGGCCGCTTCGCCACCCTGGGCGTGTACAGGGAGTTGTTCGTCTTTCGGGATTTTCAGGTGTGTCTGGCCGGAGGCGGGTTGGCCCTGGCCGGGTATCTTTGGGAGGTCTTCGGGCCGGTTTGGGCGTGGCCCGTGCTCGTGCTCTACGCCGGGTCCATCGGCCTGAACGGCGGGCCGATCATCTGGGGGGCAATCCAGGGCCTGCTGGAGCGCCGGGTGAACGTGGACGAGCTGGTCAGTCTGGCCTTGATCGCCTGCCTGATCCAGGGCGAACTGCTCACCGCGGCGGTGGTGGCCTTCATCATGACCCTGGGCACGCTGATCGAGGAGGCCACCAGCGATTCGGCCCGCCGCTCCATCCATGAACTGATGCGCGTGGCCCCCCGGACCGCCCTGCTTCTGGACGGCGACGGTCAGCGGGAAATCGCGGTCCGGGACATCGCCCCGAACGACCTGCTCCTGGTCAAGCCCGGAGACCGCATTCCCGTGGACGCCCGGATCGTTTCCGGGGCCTCGGCCTTGGACGAGTCCGCCATCACCGGGGAATCCCTGCCCGTGACCAAAAGCGAGGGAGACGAGGTGCTGGCCGGAACCCTGAACCACAACGGCGTGCTGCGCATCCGGGCCGAGAAAGTGGGAGAGGACACGCTCCTGGGCCGGGTGATCCGCCTGGTCGGCGAGGCCGAGCAGCACAAGCCCCTGGCCACCCGGTTCATCGACAGATACGCCGCCTGGTTCACTCCGGTGATCCTGGGATTGGCCGGACTGGTCTGGTACTGGTCCGGCGATTGGAGCCGGGCCGTCAGCGTGCTCATCGCCGGTTGCCCCTGCGCGCTGATCATGGCCGCGCCCACGGCCACGGTGGCCGCGGTGGGCCGTCTGGCCCGGGCCGGAGTACTGGTCAAGGGAGGTCGCTACCTGGAGCAGGCCTCCAAGGTGGACGCCCTGCTCTTCGACAAGACCGGCACCCTGACCAGCGGACGACCCAGGGTGGAGGAAGTCCGGGCCGATGCGGGATGCACGCCGGAAGAAGTCCTGGCCTGCGCGGCCTGCGTGGAACAGGACGTCAGCCATCCCCTGGCCCGGGCCGTGCTCAAGGCCGCCCAATATGCCAGGATCACCGTGGACAAGGCCACGGAAGTCGTAGCCGAGGTAGGCCGGGGCGTGCGGGCCGTGGTCCGGGGCCGACACATTGAGGTGGGAGGCGCAGCCCTGGATACCGGGCCCGGAGCCGGGGCCGGATCTTTGCCGCCGGACTTGCGAACCTGCCTGGAAACCATCCAGGCCAGGGGCGCCACCCCGCTGCTGGTCTACCGGGACCAGCACCCCATCGGCGTGATCGGCGTTTCGGACACGATCCGGAGCGAAGCCGCCCAGACCATGCACCGCTTGCGCAACCTGGGCATTTCACACCTGGGGATTCTCTCCGGGGATCATGACCGATCCGTGCGACGGGTGGCCGAACAGCTCGGCATTACCTGGACCAGGGCGGGGCTCAAGCCGGATCAGAAACTGGAAGAACTGCGTCGGCTCCAGGAAGCCGGTCACAAGGTCATGGTCGTGGGCGACGGCATCAACGACGCCCCGGCCCTGGCCCGGGCCAACGTGGGCGTGGCCATGGGCGCCGCGGGCACGGACGTGGCCCTGGAAACCGCGGACATCGTCCTGACACGGGACGACATCTCCCGGTTGCCGCTGCTGATACGCCTGAGCCGGAAGATGTTGACCGTGATTAAAATCAACGTGGTCCTGGGACTGAGCTTCAACGCTCTGGCTATCTGGGGCGGGGCCGCGGGAATCCTGGGACCGATCCAGGCCGCGGTGATGCACAACGTGGGGGCCGTGATCGTGGTCTTCTCCTCCGCGGCCCTGGCCATGGGCAAGGATGACGATCAGGAGGAACGCAATGCAACATGA